A genomic stretch from Salvelinus namaycush isolate Seneca unplaced genomic scaffold, SaNama_1.0 Scaffold1596, whole genome shotgun sequence includes:
- the LOC120037167 gene encoding zinc finger protein 436-like, giving the protein EQEQEEETGDLIKTRERPDSHSDSRKSPSEEPDTETPKPARRHHCSYCGNSFTRLLHLKAHERIHTGEKPFHCSQCEKSFRWLTSLKKHERGHTQEKLYQCSLCGKSFTKLGGLTRHERTHTGGDKTYHCSQCGKRFNRLRHLNKHERIHTQEEKTYHCSHCEKTFSQSEDLKAHERIERLCSDLCF; this is encoded by the coding sequence gagagagaccagactctcactctgacagcaGAAAGAGTCCTTCAGAGGAACCAGACAcagagacgcccaaaccagcGAGACGACACCACTGCTCCTACTGTGGAAATAGTTTTACCCGATTACTACACCTGAaagcacatgagagaatacatacaggagaaaagcccttccactgttcccagtgtgaaaagagttttaggtggttaacgagtctgaaaaagcatgagagggGACACACACAAGAAAAGCTCTACCAatgctccctgtgtggaaagagttttaccaagTTAGGGGGTCTGACtaggcatgagaggacacacacaggaggggATAAGacctaccactgctcccagtgtggaaagagatttaacCGGTTAAGGCATCTGAATAagcatgaaagaatacatacacaggaggagaagacctaccactgctctcattgtgagaagacattttcccagtcagaggacctgaaagcacatgagagaatagagagactgtgttctgacttgtgtttttga